In Cutaneotrichosporon cavernicola HIS019 DNA, chromosome: 1, one DNA window encodes the following:
- the sod1 gene encoding uncharacterized protein (Destroys radicals which are normally produced within the cells and which are toxic to biological systems), translating into MVKAIAVLKGDSKVTGTITFTQAAEGGPVSVTGTITGLDANAQRGFHIHQFGDLSSGCTSAGAHFNPHGKNHGGPTDTERHVGDLGNVKTDGSGNVNVNIQDSEISLLGPYSILGRSLVVHAGEDDLGKGGHADSLKTGNAGGRAACGVIGISDA; encoded by the exons ATGGTCAAG GCTATCGCTGTCCTCAAGGGTGACTCCAAGGTCACTGGCACCATCACCTTCAcccaggccgccgagggtgGACCCGTCTCCGTCACTGGCACC ATCACGGGCCTTGACGCCAACGCCCAGCGTGGTTTCCACATCCACCAGTTCGGTGACCTCTCGTCGGGCTGCACCTCGGCTGGCGCCCACTTCAACCCCCACGGCAAGAACCATGGTGGCCCCACCGACACTGAGCGCCACGTCGGTGACCTCGGCAACGTCAAGACTGACGGCTCGGGCAacgtcaacgtcaacaTCCAGGACTCTGAGATCTCGCTCCTTGGCCCCTACTCGATCCTTGGCCgctcgctcgtcgtccacgctggcgaggacgacctcggcaaggGTGGCCACGCCGACTCGCTCAAGACTGGTAACGCCGGCGGCCGTGCTGCCTGCGGTGTCAT CGGCATCTCGGACGCCTAG
- the ALG14 gene encoding uncharacterized protein (Involved in protein N-glycosylation. Essential for the second step of the dolichol-linked oligosaccharide pathway. Anchors the catalytic subunit ALG13 to the ER), translating to MQPHMQQQRREAVTLPVWIPFGLLFLVILGVTLILLDPIETIRELTRFREWNSRGQILLLAAILFPAIAASLLLVRRVNLVRPGASAWSPPPRRKLGERVSLGVFMGSGGHTAEMRQLLKSVDRRRYSPRVYVYCHGDEMSLRAVAEIEGIKQKDERRGGGYTLVALPRARKVGEGRISTLFSATKTALHAFFHTFILPLADAPLRPWVDVLLVNGPGTAVVLVAVAYIRRIVGLSHTRIVYVESFARVNSLSLSGKLLRYFVDTFVVQWPDAAGDELMPIDEDAIEKPKGVNDEPTQEELKRALDEKESRTVYRGWLV from the exons ATGCAGCCGCATatgcagcagcagcggcgcgaggccgTCACCCTCCCCGTGTGGATCCCCTtcggcctcctcttcctcgtcatTCTCGGCGTCACATtgatcctcctcgaccccaTTGAGACGATTCGTGAGCTCACCCGTTTCCGAGAATGGAACTCGCGCGGACAGATACTCCTCTTGGCCGCGATACTCTTCCCAGCCATTGCCGCTTCCCTGCTGCTAGTTAGGCGCGTTAACCTCGTTCGACCAGGAGCAAGCGCATGGTCGCCCCCGCCGAggcgcaagctcggcgaACGTGTCTCTCTCGGCGTGTTCATGGGCAGTGGGGGACATACTGCTGAGATGCGTCAACTGCTCAAGAGCGTCGATAGGAGACGGTATAGCCCGCGAGTATACGTCTACTGCCATGGAGACGAGATGAGCCTGCGCGCTgtcgccgagatcgagggcATCAAGCAGAAGGACGAACGAAGGGGAGGCGGGTACACTCTCGTCGCACTGCCGCGCGCCAGGAAAGTTGGAGAGGGGCGTATCTCAACCCTCTTCTCAGCAACCAAGACGGCACTCCACGCCTTCTTCCACACCTTTATCCTgcccctcgccgacgcgccaTTGCGTCCCTGGGTCGACGTACTCCTCGTAAACGGCCCCGGcaccgccgtcgtccttgtGGCTGTCGCTTACATCCGCCGC ATCGTCGGCTTGTCCCACACGCGCATCGTATACGTTGAGTCGTTTGCTCGTGTCAACTCTCTCTCGTTGTCAGGCAAGCTCCTGCGATACTTTGTCGACACGTTCGTCGTCCAGTGGCCTGACGCCGCTGGAGATGAGCTTATGCCCATCGACGAAGACGCAATCGAGAAGCCCAAGGGCGTCAACGACGAGCCGACACAAGAAGAGCTCAAGCGAGCCTtggacgagaaggagagcAGAACCGTGTACCGTGGGTGGCTCGTTTAG